A genomic segment from Longimicrobium sp. encodes:
- a CDS encoding SprT-like domain-containing protein: protein MKLKDILLDLFGSPPEPDRPAPPRPAPVPPRAAPPPHPPREHGEARVLALLRKHGAPYERVVFTDNRRVMISVGRDRGTIRMNAAFADADEAVLAAVAHLYTRTVRGKKREQAKERVQRFIDAIPRAATPPRKARRHAHPADRLHLERLQAEFDRANVRCFGGRLPRVPIHLSRKMRRRNGHFSSHPLEIVISWRLCVHGEAGQAEETMRHEMIHLWQYLEGAAVDHGPAFRRMAHRLDVHPRATRPVKWKQG from the coding sequence TTGAAGCTGAAGGACATCCTCCTGGACCTGTTCGGCTCCCCGCCGGAGCCGGACAGGCCCGCGCCCCCGCGCCCCGCGCCGGTCCCGCCGCGTGCCGCGCCGCCGCCACACCCGCCGCGCGAGCACGGCGAGGCGCGCGTCCTGGCCCTCCTGCGGAAGCACGGCGCGCCGTACGAGCGCGTGGTCTTCACCGACAACCGCCGGGTGATGATCTCCGTTGGGCGCGACCGGGGGACGATCCGCATGAACGCGGCGTTCGCGGACGCGGACGAGGCGGTGCTGGCCGCCGTGGCCCACCTCTACACCCGCACGGTGCGGGGGAAGAAGCGGGAGCAGGCGAAGGAGAGGGTGCAGCGCTTCATCGACGCCATCCCTCGCGCGGCCACGCCGCCGCGGAAGGCGCGGCGCCACGCGCACCCGGCCGACCGGCTGCACCTGGAGCGGCTGCAGGCCGAGTTCGACCGCGCCAACGTGCGCTGCTTCGGCGGGCGGCTGCCGCGCGTGCCCATCCACCTGTCGCGCAAGATGCGGCGGCGGAACGGGCACTTCTCGTCGCACCCCTTGGAGATCGTGATCTCGTGGCGCCTGTGCGTGCACGGCGAGGCCGGGCAGGCCGAGGAGACCATGCGCCACGAGATGATCCACCTCTGGCAGTACCTCGAGGGGGCCGCGGTGGACCACGGCCCGGCCTTCCGGCGGATGGCCCAC